Part of the Thermococcus barossii genome is shown below.
AGGCGTCTGCCCTTCGCGGCGCGCTCCATCTCGGCCGGAATCCAGCAGGTTCACGTGTCCCTTGAGGAGGCGGCTCTCAACCTCGGCGCCGGAAGGTGGAAGGCACTCACCGGAATCCTCATGCCGCTGATACTCCTGAACCTCCTCGGTGGGGCAATGCTGAGCTTCGTCTACTGTATGAGCGAGACCAGCGTCGGCATCACGCTTGGTTCAATAAACCCGGAGTACTACCCGATAACAGCAAGAATGGTCGAGCTGATGACGAGCGCCGTCGGAAGCGCGAACCTCGCCGCCGCGCTCGGTGTCTTCCTCATGACCGTGCAGATCATAGCCATAGTCCTCGCCAACGTGATAACCAAGCAGAGGTACTCATTCATAGGCCTGACATGAGGTGGTTGGGATGGTTGACGTCAAGCTTGAAAACATCGTTAAAACCTTCGGAGAAACGGTCGCCCTTAAGGGGATAGACCTTCATATAAAAGCGGGAGAGCTGTTCACGCTGCTTGGACCCAGCGGATGTGGAAAGTCGACGACGCTGAGGATCATAGCGGGCCTGGACTTTCCGGACAGCGGAACGATATACTTCGGCGACGAGGAGGTCACCTACCTTCCCTCCAGCAAGCGCGGAGCGGTGCTCGTCTTCCAGAACTACGCCCTCTGGCCCCACATGACCGTCTTTGACAACGTAGCCTACGGTCTCAAGCTCAAGAAGCTCCCCAAGGAGGAGATAAGAAAGAAAGTCGAGTGGGCGCTTGAGCTGGTCAAGCTCAAGGGCTTCGAGGATCGCTACCCCACCCAGCTGAGCGGTGGCCAGCAGCAGCGCGTTGCCATCGCCAGGGCCCTCGTCGTGGAGCCGAAAGTTCTCCTCCTGGACGAGCCGCTGAGCAACCTCGACGCCAAGCTCCGCCTTGAGATGCGCTCCGAGATAAGGCGCATACAGCGCGAGCTCGGCATAACGGTGATTTACGTTACCCACGACCAGGAGGAGGCCATGGCCATAAGCGACAGAATAGCCGTCATGAACGTCGGAACCGTCGAGCAGGTGGGGACGCCGAAGGAGATATACGAGAGCCCGAGGACCGAGTTCGTGGCGAGCTTCATGGGCAAGACCAACGTCATTCCTGCAAAGGTCGTGGAGAGGAACGGCGACCGCGTTACGGTGGAGTTCGAGGGCATAAGGCTCGATGGACTGTACTACACGGGGGAGAGCGACAACGTTGTCATAGTCATCAGGCCGG
Proteins encoded:
- a CDS encoding ABC transporter ATP-binding protein — protein: MVDVKLENIVKTFGETVALKGIDLHIKAGELFTLLGPSGCGKSTTLRIIAGLDFPDSGTIYFGDEEVTYLPSSKRGAVLVFQNYALWPHMTVFDNVAYGLKLKKLPKEEIRKKVEWALELVKLKGFEDRYPTQLSGGQQQRVAIARALVVEPKVLLLDEPLSNLDAKLRLEMRSEIRRIQRELGITVIYVTHDQEEAMAISDRIAVMNVGTVEQVGTPKEIYESPRTEFVASFMGKTNVIPAKVVERNGDRVTVEFEGIRLDGLYYTGESDNVVIVIRPERIQLKPVENAVSFTGTVDLIEYYGFFIEVVGLFGDTRIIARTISDREVAGLRPLQEVTFYVERDDIIVLPKQQL